The genomic interval CTCTCCGGCCCGATCGCACCACGCGTCCACCGCGGCGATGTCCCCGCGCCGGATCTCCGCGACGGGCGCCGAGACCCGAAGCAGGGCGAGCTCGCGTCTCCCTTCGGCTTCGAGGAGGTGAACGGTCGTTTGGCGTGAATCGCGGTCGAGCACGATTCCGGTGGCGAGAAGCCCGACTCCGAGGAGGATCGCGATCAGCGAATAGAGCCGGGCCGTGAGGGACGTCACGTGTTACTTCCCGGAGACGTCGGCCGCGTAGCCCACCCCGGTGACCGTTCGGATGAGCCCGGACTCTCGCCCGAGCTTGGCCCGGAGCCGCCGCACGTGGACGTCGACCGTCCGCGTCTCACCGAAGTAGCCCAATCCCCAGACCTTGTCGAGAAGCTGCTCCCGCGAGAAGACCCTGCCCGGCCTCTCGAGCAGGAACTCGAGAAGCCGATACTCCGTCGGAGTGAGGCTCAGCTCGCGGCGGTGGAGCAGGACCCGATGGCGCTCGCGGTCGAACTCGAAAGGACCGATTTTCGTCGGGGTGGCGGTCTCCTCTCCGCGCGTGCGCCGGAGGATCGCCTGGACGCGGGCGGCCAATTCTTTCGGGGAAAAAGGCTTCGTCAGGTAATCGTCCGCGCCCCGCTCGAATCCGACGAGCTTGTCCATCTCCGTCCCGCGCGCCGTCAGGAGGAGCACCGGGAGGGAACGGGTGCGCGGCTCCGACCGGATGGCATGGAGCACCTCGAG from Candidatus Eisenbacteria bacterium carries:
- a CDS encoding response regulator codes for the protein MPRSPRATILVVDDEEEICELVSYNLAREGYRVVKEHDGESAVDRVFKSLPDLLVLDLLLPKMSGLEVLHAIRSEPRTRSLPVLLLTARGTEMDKLVGFERGADDYLTKPFSPKELAARVQAILRRTRGEETATPTKIGPFEFDRERHRVLLHRRELSLTPTEYRLLEFLLERPGRVFSREQLLDKVWGLGYFGETRTVDVHVRRLRAKLGRESGLIRTVTGVGYAADVSGK